Below is a window of Streptomyces genisteinicus DNA.
CGCGGAGGTGATCCTGGCCGACCTGGCGGCCGCGGAGTCGGACCTTCAGGCGCTCAAGGGAGGGCGCCACGGGCTGATCCGGGTGGCCGCGTTCGCCTCCGCCGCGCGGACGCTGTTTCCCGAGGTCTACCGGCTGCTCGCCGAGCAGACGGACCAGCAGGCCCGCACGCTCACCGTGCACCTGGTCGAGCAGGAGCCCGACCCCGCCATGGAGGCCTTGAAGAGACGTCAGGTCGACGTGGTCCTGGCGCACAGCTACTCCGTGCTGCCGCGCAACTTCCCCGACAACAGCCGGCAGGAGGTGCTTCTGGAGGATCCGGTCCTGCTCTGCCTGCCGGCCGCTCAGGCGCGGCGCATGGAACTCGAGCCGGGGCAGCCGGCGGACCTGACCCGGCTGGCGGGCGAGGCGTGGCTGACACCGGGACCGGAGAGCTCCTGCTACCAGATGATCCAGCGGACCTGCGGGGTCGCGGGCTTCGTCCCCGAGATCCGCGTCCGCAGCAGCGACTTCTCGGTGCTGCTGTCGCTCGTGGCGGCCGGGGCGGGCGTCGCGCTCGTCCCCCGGCTGGCGATCGGCGAACAGCAGGGCATCAGCGTGCACCCGCTCACCGCCCCGGTCACCCGTACGGTCTTCACGGTCATCCGCACCGGCACCGCCCGCAGACCGGACGTGCACACGCTGAGCGCCCTGCTGAGGCAGGCGGCCGCCACCGCCTCGACGAGGTGACCGCCCGGCGGGGGCGGCCGGCCCCGGACGGCGGCACCTCCGGCACGCGACGCCCCCTCGCCGTTCCGCGCCCGCACCCCTCGGGGTGCGGGCGCGGACGCCCCGGGCGGGGAGCCCGGTCCGTGTCGGCCGGGCGTGCGCGGGGGCGGCGGCTCAGGGCGTGCGGATCGACGCCCCCGGACCGAGGGGGAGGTCCAGGCCGTAGAAGACGCCGAGCACCGCCAGCCAGGCCACCAGGAAGGGCACGACGAACACCGCCAGCCGGGAGAGCAGCGAACCCAGTTGCGCCCCGGGTTCGTACCTCCGCAGAACCGTCAGGAGGAGGAACACGTACGGGTTGAGCGGGGTGATCATCTGGGTGGCCGAGTCGCCGATGCGGAACGCGGCCTGGGTGACCGCCGGTTCCATGCCGAGCAGCATGAACGCGGGGACGAACACGGGCGCGACCAGCGACCACAGCGCCGAGCCCGAGGTGATGAACAGGTTGAGCAGGCACACCAGCAGCACGAAGGCGAGCAGACCCAGGTATCCGGTCAGGCCGACCGACTCCAGCAGGGCCGCGCCCTCGACCGCGAGCAGCGTCCCGAGGTTGGTCCAGTCGAAGACGCCGATCACCTGGGCGATCACGAGGATCAGCACGATGTACGCGGACATCCCGGTGATCGCCTCGGCCATCATCCGGGGCACGTCCTCGAAACGGACGACTGTCTTCACGGTACGGCCGTACACGGCACCGGCCAGTAGGAACGCCACGAACAGCAGCGGTACGACGCCGCTCAGCACCGGCGAGGGCACCAGTGCGCCGCCCTCGCCGCGCAGCGGGGAGCCGGGCAGCAGCCAGCAGGTGACGACGACCGCGGCGTAGGCGAGGACCGCGAGACCCGCGCGGCGCATCCCGGTGCGCTGGAGCGGGGTGACCTCGGTGGTCACCACCGGTCCGCCGTCGTCCTCCGGAGTGGTGGGAGTGGCCGGAGTGGCCGGAGTGGCCGGCGCCTCCTCGGGCTGCGGGAGGCGGGGCTCCAGGACGCGCGAGATGAGGAAGCCGCCGATGGCGGCGAGCACGACACTGGCCGCGGCCGTGTAGAAGTAGTTGATCAGGATGTGCGTGGGGGCGTCGGCACCCTGCGGCAGCACCTGGGCGGCCTGGTGCGTGATGCCGGTGTAGAGCGCGTCCAGGGCGCCGATGGTGAACCCCGCCGCGTACCCGGCGCACACGCACGCGAAGCCGCCGATGAGGCCGGCGACCGGATTGCGCCCCGCGTTCTTGAACACCAGGGCGGCCAGCGGCGGGATCACCAGGATCGCCACGTCGCTCATCAGGTGCGCCTGCGCGGAGACGAACGCGACCAGGTACGGCAGGAGCGCGCGGGGAGCCCGTGCGATGGAGGCCCGTACGACGGTCTCCAGCAGCCCGCTCCGCTCGGCGACGCCGACGGCCGCCATCATCAGCAGGACGGTGCCCAGCGACGGGAAGCCCGTGAAGTTGGGGATGAAGTTCTCCAGGAGCCACACCACTCCGTCCCCGGTGAACACCCCCTTCACCGCGACCGTCTCGTCCTCGCCGGGGATGCGCACCGTCGCCCCGGTCGCGGCGAGGGCGGTGGACACCGCGCCCACGACGACGAACAGCCCCAGGAAGAGCAGCACCGGATGCGGCAGCCGGTTGCCGACCCGCTCGATCCCGGACATGGCCTTGTCGACGAAGCCGTGCCGCGTGCCGGCCGGCGCCTGGACGCTCATGCGCCCAGTCCGTTCTTGCGGATCTCGCCCGCCTGCGCGACGAGGACGACGTTGGCGGGGTCGGCGAGCAGCGCGATGTCGGCGAGCGGGTCGCCCTCGCACAGCACCAGGTCGGCGCGCTTGCCCGGTTCGAGGGTGCCGGTCTCGCCGTCCAGACCGAGGAGTTCGGCGGCGGTGCGGGTGCCCGCGGTGATCGCCTGGAGCGGGGTCATGCCGAGGGCGACGAGGTGCGTCAGCTCGCGCAGGTTCCGCCCGTGCGGCACCATCGCAGCGTCGGTGCCCATGGCGATCCGCACGCCCTCCGCGATCGCCGCCGAGATGTTCTCCTTGGTGATCGACGACCAGCGCACCTTCTTCTCGTAGTGGTGCGGCTCCATCGTGGCCTTGTCGATGCCGTCGAACACGGTCGAGAGGGTCGGTACGACGAAGGTGCCCCGCTCGCCTGCCAGTTCGCGCGCCCGGGCGGTCATTCCGTAGCCGTGCTCGACGCTGGTGACGCCGCCGCGGATGGCGTTGAGGATGCCCGCGGTGCCCTGGGCGTGGGCGGCGACGGGACGGCCCCCGTGACGGGCCACCTCCTCGACGACCGTGCGGATCTCCTCCTCCGTGAGGCCCTCGTCGTCGGGCTGGTCGTAGGGGCTGCTCATGCCGCCGGTGGCGCAGACCTTGATGACGTCGGCGCCCGAGCGCAGCAGCCTCCGCACCGCGAGCCGCACCTCGTCCGGGGTGTCGGCGATCTCCCCCATGCCGGAGCTGGGGTCGAAGCCGCACTCGGAGGTGAAGTCGGCGTGGCCGCCGGTGTGGCTGAGGATGCGGACGGCCGTGTGGATCCGGGGGCCCTCGGTGAGGCCCCGTTCGACGGCCGTGCGGTATCCGGCGGGAAGCCCGCCCAGGTCACGGACGGTGGTCACACCGGCGTGCAGCGTGGCGCGCAGCCGCTCGGCGGTGCGGAAGACCTCGACCGTGGAGTCCTGCTCGAAACGCCGGACCATCTGCCGCGCGGACTCCACGCCCAGATGCACATGCGTGTCGATGAAACCCGGCAGCAGGGTGCGCCCGCCGGCGTCCACGGTGCGGGCCGCCGGGCCGGCGGGCGCCCGGTCGCCGGGACCCGCGTGGACGACGAGGCCGTCGCCGCCGACGACGAGCGTGGCGTCCTCGACGGGGGCGGCGCCGGTGCCGTCGACCAGGCGGGCGCCGGTGATGACCAGGGAGAAAGGCTGTTCGTGACTCATGGGCGAACACCGTCGCGATCCGCGATGACGGATGCGTAAAATCGCAGGAAACCGTCGTCGAAACGCCTCTGGCGCAGGATTCCGGTCACCTGGCCCATGCAGCATTCGGAAACCTCCGGGGAGGCTCACGCCGGCCCCGACGAACTCGACCTGGCGCTCGTGCACGCGCTCCAGATCAACCCCCGCGCACCCTGGTCCCTGGTGGGCAAGGCCCTCGGGGTCGACCCCGTGACCGCCGCCCGCCGCTGGGACCGGCTCTCGCGCACGGGCGCCGCGTGGGTCGACGGCTACCTGGCCCTCGACCGCGACGAGGGCTCCGTCTACGCGCAAGTCGAGATCGACACCGGCGGGCACCTGCCGGAGGACGTCCTCACCGCGCTGGCCGCGGACCGGCGGATGCTGAGCCTGAAGCAGACGTCGGGCGGCCGCGACCTGCTCGCCATCGTCGGCGCCTCCTCGTTCGACGACCTCGCCCGGTACACCGGCGAGCGCGTCTCCCGGCTCCCCGGCGTCCGCGGCACCCGCATCCACGTCATCACCGCCGTCCCCGTCGAGGGCGCCCAGTGGCGGCTGCGGAGCCTCACCCCCGGCCAGCGCGCTCTGCTGCGGCCCGACCACGGCGACGCCGGCACGGCCCCGGACGAGCCCATCCGCCCGCTGGACCGCCGGATCGCCCAGGCGCTCGGCACGGACGGCCGGATGCCGCTGACGGAGCTGGCGCGGGCCACCGGGGTGAGCACCCCCACCGTGCGGCGCAGGCTCCGGGCACTGCTCTCGGGCGGACGGCTCTCCCTGCGCTGCACCCTGGCCCGCCCGCTCACCGAGTTCCCGGTCTCCGCCGTGTACTTCGGGGCCGTACCGGCCGAGAACCTGGACGCCGCCGTGCAGGCGCTGCGCACCCTGCCGGGGCTGCGCATGTGCAGCATCACCGCGGGCACCCACAACCTGATCCTGGACATCTGGGTCCGCTCGCTGACCGAGGTCCACACCACGGAGGCCCTCCTCAACAGCCGTCTCGCGCAGCTCGGCCTGCGGATCACCGAACGGGCGGTGGTGCTGCGCACCCTCAAGCACGCGGGCCGGCTCCTGGACCGGCGTGGCCACAGCGTCGGCGCGGTCCCGCTGAACTCGGCCGGTCCACAGACGACGTGACGCGAGGCGGGAACCGGCTGCCCTCTTCGTGGGCCCCGGAGCCGTGGGAGCGGGGCATGCCGCTACGCGGGCGTCGTGAGCGAGGCGGTCCGGCGGCCGAGGGCGCGCATCGCCACGGCGCCGGCGAGCGGGCCGGGAGCGAGCAGCAGGAAGGCGTGACGCCAGCCCGCGGCGTCGGCCAGCAGGGGAGTCAGCTGGATGGTGACGACGGTGAGGGCGAAGCCGATCGCGGTCTGGGCGGTGAGGGCGGTGCCGATGTACCGCTGGTCGGCGACCTCGCTGAGCGCCGTCGAGAAGACGCCGGAGTCCGCGATCACGGCCGCGCCCCACACCGTGCAGAAGGCCAGCAGGAGCGTGGGCGGGGCGTGGAACAGCAGAGGGGAGAGCAGGCAGCACGCACCGCTGACCAGGAGTGCCGCGAGGGCTGCGGGCGGACGGCCGTACCGGTCGGCGCAGCGGCCGCCGAGCAGGCAGCCGATCACGCCGCCGATTCCCATGGTGAGGAACACGGCGGTCCCGACCGGGACGGGCAGTTCGTCGGCGCGCCCGGTGGCCAGGAGGAAGGCGGGGATCCAGGTCCACAGGGCGTACAGCTCCCACATGTGCCCGAAGTAGCCGAGGTTGGCGAGGCGCGGCCCGCGTTCGGTGAACATGGTGAGCGCATAGCGCGGGTTGCGGACGGGCGCGGCCGGTGCCGCGTGCGGGCCGGGCCGGACGAGGAGCAGGGCGATCACCGCAGCGAGGAAGCCCGCGCCCGCCGCCGTGAGGAGGACACCGCGCCAGGGCAGGGAGCCCAGCCCGGCGATGAGGTGGGGGAGGGTGGAGCCGAGGGTCAGCGCGGCGATGAGGACGCCCATGGTCAGGCCCCGCCCGGCACGCCCCGCCCAGGAGGCCATGAGCTTCATGCCCACGGGATAGACCGCGGCCAGGAAGACCCCGGTCAGCAGGCGCAGCGGGACGGCCAGGGAGACCCGGTCGACGGACACGGCCAGCAGCACGGTGCAGGCGGCGGCCCCCGAGGCGCCGGCGGCGAGCAGACGCGGTGCGGGGACCCGGTCCGCCAGGTTCAGGGCGGTCGAGGCGAGTGCTCCGGCGACGAAACCGAACTGCACGGAGGCGGTCAGCCACACGGCCCCGCCGTCCGTCAGCCCCCACTCGTCGCGCAGGCCGGGGACCACGGCCGACATGGAGAACCACACGGCCAGGCCGAGCACCTGCACGGCCGCGATCGCGCTCCGCTGCAGTCCGACGTTCACCAGGGGTCCCCCTGCTCCGAGATGTCCGGTGGGCACGCACACGGTAGGCGACGGCCGGTCCCGGCCGGGAAGGCGGGGACCGGCCGTCGCTCTCGCCGCCCGGACGTTCCGTCGTCACCCTCGTCGTCGTCGTCGCCGCCGTTGCCGTCGCCGTCACCGTCTCCTCGCGCGCCGCGCCGCGCCGCGCCCCGCCCCTGCGCCGCCGTGCCGGGTCCGGCGCGGCGATCCGCCACCACGGCGACGACGGTCCCGCGGGACCTGGTCGCGGCCCCGGCGCCCGCGCCGTTAGCTTGTCGGCATGACGGAGCTTGCCGTGACCGGCCGGGCGGACGGTCCGATCACCCTGGACGCCGCGGACGCGCTGTGGGCCGCGCTGACCGCCGGCGGTGACGTCCCGACCGTTTCCGGGGCGGTCACCCGGCCGCCCGCGTCCGCCCGGACCGGGTACGTCCTGCTCGGGAGCCGGGTGGTGACGACGGTCGCGGTGGGCGGCGGGCGGTGGGGCGTCCCGGAGCGGGAGGTGCGGCTGGCGGCCGCTGAACTGAACGCGGTGGGGATGGACCGGCGGGACCTGGTCCGTGTCGGTCCGTTCCGTGAGGCGCCGGAGCCGGAGCGCGACGGTGGGACGGCGCTGCGCTGGCGGCGGCGCGTCGCGGAGGAGCTGCGTGAGCGGGGCGGGCCCCGGCACGGGGCCGAGCGGCCCTGCCATCTGGCGGGGGTCGACTGGCGGCAGGTGCTCGTGGAGCGCACCCGTGACGGGGCCCGGACGTGGTGGCTGCCACGCACGGTCGTGAGGCTGCTCGACGCGGCCGAGCACGCCGAGACGGGGTGGCTGCGAGCCGCGCGGCCCGGCGGGGCGGGAGCAGCCGCTGCCGGGCAGCCCTCCGCCGCCCGGAGCACCGCCCGTAGCACCGCACAGATCCCCGCACCGGCCCCCGCCCCGTCCCCCGGAGAGGCCGGGGACCGGCGGGCGGCCCCCGAGGCGCCCACCGCCCCACCGCGCCCCTACGGCAGGGAGTTCGAGGGCCGGCCGTACTCGGTGCTCAGCAGGAAGCCCGGCATCTCCCGGCAGGTCGCCGAGTGGCTGTGCGCCGTCTGCCGGGAGGCGCCCGCCACCGTCCTCGACCACTGCCACGAGCACGGCTACGTCCGCGCCCCCGTCTGCCAGTCCTGCAACACCCGGGAGCGCCCCGACCATCTGTACGCCGACGACGTCCGCGTGGCGAACCGCTACACGCGCCTCTTCGGGACCGGCGCCGGCGACTGGCTCCGCCACTGGCACCGCTGCACCGGCTGCCGCGCACGCACCGTGCTGCCGTTGCCGCACCTCGCCGCGTGGACCGCGTTCATAGCCTGCCGGTCACTGCGCCCGACCCACCGGGCCGCGCGCGGACGCGAGCCCTGCGGAGACCTGCGGGTGTCCTGGACGGGCAGTCAGAACACGCCCCGCACCTGCCTGTTCACCGTCGCCGTCGACTTCTGCCCCGCCGGGGAACACCGTGTGCTGGCGCGGGTGCCGTACCGCGAGGCCGCCGAGCGGTTCCGCGGCTGGCTGGCCGAGACCGCCCCGGCCGTCGCCGCCGCGGCAGGCCCCGACCGGGTGGACGGCCTCCCCGAACGGCCCCGGCCGGTCGTCGCGGACCCCGGCGGCGAGGGCCTGGGACTGTTCTGAGCCGGAGACCTCCCGCGTACGGGCAGGGCCCGGACCGCTGTGGTGCGGTCCGGGCCCTGCCCCGTGCGGTGCCGGCCTGCCGGCGGTGGTGCGTCAGCTCTCCGCGGCGTCGTCGCCCGCCTGCTCGGCGGCCTCGGCCGCGCGTGCCTTCTCGCGCATCTTCCGCACCAGCTCGGCCTTCTGGTCGGCCGCGTTCCGGCGGTCGAGGTTGCGGTGCGGACCGTTGTTCTGCCGTTCGGCGCGGGACTGCCTCTTGCGCTGGCCGCCGCCCTGGCCCACGGGGTTGTTGATGTTCTTGCTGTCGGTCACGGGTTCTCCCGGCAGGGGTGTGAAGTGGACTGCGGATCCCCGGTGGGGGAGGGGACGGGCGGCGTAGCCGGGGCCGTCACGCCCTCCCGTCGCCGGTCGGCGTGCGGAGGACGTACGGCCATGACGTTACCCCGTCGCGCCGGCTGGGCGCGCCGGCCCGTCAGCAGCCCGATGGGAAGGTGCGGGCCGCCCCGGCCGGGGCGCGGTGGCGGTGCGGGGCGCACCGGCGACGGGTCCGGATCACCCGCCTCACGACGGGGGCTCACCGCCGTGGCTTCCGCGGCCGGACGGTTGCGCGCCCGGCGCCGCCGTGTGGTCGGAGCGGGGTCTCAGCAGATAGGTGTCCATGATCCAGCCGTGCGCGGCCCGTGCCTTCGCGCGTGCCCGCCGGATGTCGTCGGCCACCTCTCCCAGCGGCCCGGCGATCAGGATCTCGTCGGGGGTGCCGATGTAGGCGCCCCAGTGGATCCAGGTCCCGTCGGCGTCGAAGTGCTGGAAGGACTCGTGCGCGTCGAGCATCACGACGATGTCGCTGTCCTCGTTGCCGACGGATTCGAGCGTCCCCAGGAGCCGTCGTCCCGGCGTGATGTGCAGGGGCCTGCCGACCCGGTTGAGGCTGATGCGATGGCGCGCCGCGAGTGCGGAGACACTGCTGATCCCCGGGATCACCTCGTAGCTGAACGCCACGTTCCCACGGGCCGTGATGTCCTCCAGGACGGCCAGGGTGCTGTCGTACAGCGAGGGGTCGCCCCACACGAGGAATGCTCCGCGTTCACCGGGCGCCAGCTCGTCGAGGATCAGCCGCTCGCAGACGTCGGCGCGCCGCCTGCGCCAGTCGTGGACTGCCTGCGTGTAGGCGGACGGCCGGTCCTGGGAGCGGTCGCGCCACGGGTCGTCCGCTTCGACGACGCGAAAGGGACCGGTGACGTGCTCGTCCAGCATGTCCCGCCGGAGCCGGACGAGGGAGTCCTTCTCGCGGCCCTTGTCGAGGATGAAGAAGACGTCGGTCGCGCGGAGGGCCTTCACAGCCCCGAGGGTCAGGTGGTCGGGGTCGCCGGATCCGATGCCGATGACCGCGAGGTGCCGGGTCCTGCCGTCCAATGTCGTGGTGCTCCTTGACCGTGTCGTCCGAGTGCTGTGGATCGTGGGTGGGCATAGGGGTTCTCTCCGAATCTGACCGCTTGCGCGGTGTCCGCGGGTCCGCGGCGACGGGCGCCTCGGGACACGGAAGTGTGGGGCTCACCGTCCTCGGTGTCCTCCTGCGCCCTCCCGGGGCCTGCCGGCGACACGGGCCGCGCGATGCAGGAGTTCGGGTGCGGAGGCGAGCAGCACGGCGAGAGGACGGCCGGGGCGGCCGGCCGGGTGCGCGGGCCCGGGCCGCCCGTCGGCGTCGAGAGCGGCGACGACCGCGGCGAGGAGAGCGGCCGTGTCCCGCAGCACGTCGCGCACCGCGCGCAACCGGGCTCCGAGCGCGCCCACCTGACGGTGCGTGGCCAGGAGGCGGGCGTAGTCGTCAGGGGTGAGGGCCACCATGGGTTTCCCGTCGACCGTGATGCACCGGGCGTTCCGCTTCGCCACCTGAGACCTCTCGTCGCCCTGGCGGCGGCCCGGCCGTCGGTGCGCCGCCGGCTCCTTCTCCGGTCGTGGTCGGCCGGGCCGGACGCCGACGCGTCCGGCCCGGCACGTGACGCGTCAGCCGTTGTCGGAGCTCAGTTCGCTCCTGACCTCACGCGCCGCGGCGACGAGGTTCTCCAGCGAGGCGCGGGTCTCGGTCCAGCCGCGGGTCTTGAGTCCGCAGTCGGGGTTGACCCAGAGCCGCTCGGCGGGGATGGCCTCCAGGCCCTTGCGCAGCAGTGAGGCGGCCTCCGCGGTGCTCGGGACGCGCGGCGAGTGGATGTCCCAGACACCGGGACCGGCCTCACGCGGGTAGCCGTGCTCGGCGAGTTCGCCCGCCACCTGCATGTGCGAGCGGGCGGCTTCCAGGCTGATGACGTCGGCGTCGAGGTCGTCGATGGCCTGGACGATGTCGCCGAACTCGGCGTAGCACATGTGGGTGTGGATCTGGGTGCCGGGCCGGACGCCGCTGGTGGAGAGGCGGAACGACTCCGTCGCCCAGTCGAGGTAGGCGGTGTGGTCGGCGGCGCGCAGCGGGAGGGTCTCCCTCAGGGCGGGTTCGTCGACCTGGATCACCGAGGTGCCGGCGGCTTCCAGGTCGTTCACCTCGTCGCGCAGGGCGAGGGCGACCTGCCGGGCGGTGTCGCCGAGCGGCTGGTCGTCGCGGACGAAGGACCAGGCGAGCATGGTGACAGGACCGGTGAGCATGCCCTTGACCGGCTTGGCCGTCTGCGCCTGGGCGTACGTGGTCCAGCGCACCGTCATGGGCTCGGGGCGGGAGATGTCGCCGGCCAGGATCGGCGGCCGGACGTAGCGGGTGCCGTAGGACTGGACCCAGCCGTGCTGTGTGGCGAAGTAGCCGGTGAGCTGCTCCGCGAAGTACTGGACCATGTCGTTGCGCTCGGGCTCGCCGTGGACCAGGACGTCGACGCCGGTCTTCTCCTGGAAGGAGAGGACCTCGCGGATCTCGTCCTTGATCCGCTCCTCGTAGCCCGCCGTGTCGATGCGTCCGGCGCGCAGGTCGGCGCGGGCGACGCGGAGTTCGTCGGTCTGCGGGAAGGAGCCGATCGTGGTGGTCGGCAGCAGGGGCAGGCCGAGGTGGGCGCGCTGGGCCGCGGCCCGCTCGGAGTAGGGCTGGGAGCGGCGGCCGTCCGCGTCGGTGACCGCCGCCGCGCGGGAGCGGACGGCCGGGTCGCGGGTGATGGGGGAGTCGGCGCGGGCGGCCAGGTCGGCTCGGTTGGCGGCGAGTTCGGCGGTGATCGCCTCGGTGCCGCGGGCCAGCCCCTTCGCGAGGGTGACGACCTCGGCGGTCTTCTGCCGCGCGAAGGCGAGCCAGCGCCGGACCTCCGGGTCGATGTCCTGCTCGGCGCTCGCGTCGAGCGGGACGTGCTGGAGCGAGCAGGAGGCGGCCACGTCGACGCGGTCGGCGAGACCGAGCAGGGTGCCGAGAGTCGCCAGGGACTTCTGGTGGTCGTTGATCCAGATGTTGCGGCCGTTCACGACACCCGCGACGAGCCGCTTGCCCGGCAGACCGCCGACCCACGCGAGATCGTCGAGGTTGGCGGCGGCGGAGTCGGTGAAGTCGAGGGCGAGGCCGTCCACGGGGGAGGCGGCGAGCACCTGGAGCGCGGCGCCGAGCCGGTCGAAGTAGGAGGCGACGAGCAGCTTGGGCCGGTCGGCCGGGTTGCCGAGGTCGCGGTAGGCACGGGCGGCGGCGTTCAGTTCGGCCGGGGTGCGGTCCTGGACGAGCGCCGGCTCGTCGAGCTGGACCCATTCGGCGCCGGCCGCGCGCAGGTCGGCGAGGACCTCGGCGTAGACGGGGAGAAGCCGGTCGAGGAGGGTGAGCGGGTCGAAGTCGGCGGCGACACCGGGAGCGGGCTTGGCGAGGAGGAGGTACGTGACGGGGCCGACGAGTACCGGACGGGCGGTCAGGCCGAGGGCGAGGGCTTCCTTCAGCTCGGCGACCTGCTTGGTGGAGTCGGCGGTGAAGACGGTGTCCGGGCCGAGTTCGGGGACCAGGTAGTGGTAGTTGGTGTCGAACCACTTGGTCATCTCCAGCGGAGCGACGTCCTGCGTGCCGCGGGCCATGGCGAAGTAGCCGTCGAGCGCGTCGGCCTCGACCGCGGCGCGGTGGCGTGCGGGGACAGCGCCGACCATGACACTGGTGTCCAGGACGTGGTCGTAGTACGAGAAGTCACCGGTCGGCACCTCGCTGATGCCGGCGTCGGCCAGCTGCTGCCAGTTCGTCCGGCGCAGTTCGGCGGTGGTGGCCCGGAGGGCGTCGGCGGTGACGCGGCCCTTCCAGTAGCCCTCGATGGCCTTCTTCAGTTCGCGGTTCCGACCCTGGCGGGGGTAGCCGTACACGGTGGCTCGTGCTGCCGCGGCTGCGGGCTTCGCTGTCACGGAACTCTCCTTCGCGAGATGTGTCCAGTACGTCCCGGACGACGAGACGCGGACGCGAAGGGAGAACGTCAGAACGCGCGGACCCCGCACGGGAGAACACCGTGCGTGCCGTTCGCTTGTACGCCGACCCGCCCACGAGGTCACCGGGATGTCCGCACGCGGAATGAGTCCGCGTACGGCAACGGGCAGGTCTTCGGACTCGCGGGCACGTCCACCGGATCCACCGGATGACACCTACTGGCCGTCGCTTCCCAGGACCTTGTCCGGTCCCAGTGCGTATGACGGCGGTCGTTCCCACTCACCGCTGCGGGGCAGTCCCGGATTCCCACCGGGTTCCCTCTTACGACGCATCCCGCCTGGCGGACGGGGCGAACCTGTTGCCCGGCCAGACTAGGGTGCGGGTCGCTCGGCGGCGAGCCCTTGCCCAC
It encodes the following:
- a CDS encoding LysR substrate-binding domain-containing protein is translated as MLDVRRLRILHHLATYGTVAATADVLHLTAPAVSQQLSVLEREAGVPVVEKSGRTLRLTPAGELLVAHAEVILADLAAAESDLQALKGGRHGLIRVAAFASAARTLFPEVYRLLAEQTDQQARTLTVHLVEQEPDPAMEALKRRQVDVVLAHSYSVLPRNFPDNSRQEVLLEDPVLLCLPAAQARRMELEPGQPADLTRLAGEAWLTPGPESSCYQMIQRTCGVAGFVPEIRVRSSDFSVLLSLVAAGAGVALVPRLAIGEQQGISVHPLTAPVTRTVFTVIRTGTARRPDVHTLSALLRQAAATASTR
- a CDS encoding AbgT family transporter; this translates as MSVQAPAGTRHGFVDKAMSGIERVGNRLPHPVLLFLGLFVVVGAVSTALAATGATVRIPGEDETVAVKGVFTGDGVVWLLENFIPNFTGFPSLGTVLLMMAAVGVAERSGLLETVVRASIARAPRALLPYLVAFVSAQAHLMSDVAILVIPPLAALVFKNAGRNPVAGLIGGFACVCAGYAAGFTIGALDALYTGITHQAAQVLPQGADAPTHILINYFYTAAASVVLAAIGGFLISRVLEPRLPQPEEAPATPATPATPTTPEDDGGPVVTTEVTPLQRTGMRRAGLAVLAYAAVVVTCWLLPGSPLRGEGGALVPSPVLSGVVPLLFVAFLLAGAVYGRTVKTVVRFEDVPRMMAEAITGMSAYIVLILVIAQVIGVFDWTNLGTLLAVEGAALLESVGLTGYLGLLAFVLLVCLLNLFITSGSALWSLVAPVFVPAFMLLGMEPAVTQAAFRIGDSATQMITPLNPYVFLLLTVLRRYEPGAQLGSLLSRLAVFVVPFLVAWLAVLGVFYGLDLPLGPGASIRTP
- a CDS encoding metal-dependent hydrolase family protein; translation: MSHEQPFSLVITGARLVDGTGAAPVEDATLVVGGDGLVVHAGPGDRAPAGPAARTVDAGGRTLLPGFIDTHVHLGVESARQMVRRFEQDSTVEVFRTAERLRATLHAGVTTVRDLGGLPAGYRTAVERGLTEGPRIHTAVRILSHTGGHADFTSECGFDPSSGMGEIADTPDEVRLAVRRLLRSGADVIKVCATGGMSSPYDQPDDEGLTEEEIRTVVEEVARHGGRPVAAHAQGTAGILNAIRGGVTSVEHGYGMTARARELAGERGTFVVPTLSTVFDGIDKATMEPHHYEKKVRWSSITKENISAAIAEGVRIAMGTDAAMVPHGRNLRELTHLVALGMTPLQAITAGTRTAAELLGLDGETGTLEPGKRADLVLCEGDPLADIALLADPANVVLVAQAGEIRKNGLGA
- a CDS encoding Lrp/AsnC family transcriptional regulator encodes the protein MQHSETSGEAHAGPDELDLALVHALQINPRAPWSLVGKALGVDPVTAARRWDRLSRTGAAWVDGYLALDRDEGSVYAQVEIDTGGHLPEDVLTALAADRRMLSLKQTSGGRDLLAIVGASSFDDLARYTGERVSRLPGVRGTRIHVITAVPVEGAQWRLRSLTPGQRALLRPDHGDAGTAPDEPIRPLDRRIAQALGTDGRMPLTELARATGVSTPTVRRRLRALLSGGRLSLRCTLARPLTEFPVSAVYFGAVPAENLDAAVQALRTLPGLRMCSITAGTHNLILDIWVRSLTEVHTTEALLNSRLAQLGLRITERAVVLRTLKHAGRLLDRRGHSVGAVPLNSAGPQTT
- a CDS encoding MFS transporter, whose protein sequence is MNVGLQRSAIAAVQVLGLAVWFSMSAVVPGLRDEWGLTDGGAVWLTASVQFGFVAGALASTALNLADRVPAPRLLAAGASGAAACTVLLAVSVDRVSLAVPLRLLTGVFLAAVYPVGMKLMASWAGRAGRGLTMGVLIAALTLGSTLPHLIAGLGSLPWRGVLLTAAGAGFLAAVIALLLVRPGPHAAPAAPVRNPRYALTMFTERGPRLANLGYFGHMWELYALWTWIPAFLLATGRADELPVPVGTAVFLTMGIGGVIGCLLGGRCADRYGRPPAALAALLVSGACCLLSPLLFHAPPTLLLAFCTVWGAAVIADSGVFSTALSEVADQRYIGTALTAQTAIGFALTVVTIQLTPLLADAAGWRHAFLLLAPGPLAGAVAMRALGRRTASLTTPA
- a CDS encoding endonuclease domain-containing protein; the protein is MTELAVTGRADGPITLDAADALWAALTAGGDVPTVSGAVTRPPASARTGYVLLGSRVVTTVAVGGGRWGVPEREVRLAAAELNAVGMDRRDLVRVGPFREAPEPERDGGTALRWRRRVAEELRERGGPRHGAERPCHLAGVDWRQVLVERTRDGARTWWLPRTVVRLLDAAEHAETGWLRAARPGGAGAAAAGQPSAARSTARSTAQIPAPAPAPSPGEAGDRRAAPEAPTAPPRPYGREFEGRPYSVLSRKPGISRQVAEWLCAVCREAPATVLDHCHEHGYVRAPVCQSCNTRERPDHLYADDVRVANRYTRLFGTGAGDWLRHWHRCTGCRARTVLPLPHLAAWTAFIACRSLRPTHRAARGREPCGDLRVSWTGSQNTPRTCLFTVAVDFCPAGEHRVLARVPYREAAERFRGWLAETAPAVAAAAGPDRVDGLPERPRPVVADPGGEGLGLF
- a CDS encoding DUF6243 family protein gives rise to the protein MTDSKNINNPVGQGGGQRKRQSRAERQNNGPHRNLDRRNAADQKAELVRKMREKARAAEAAEQAGDDAAES
- the cobF gene encoding precorrin-6A synthase (deacetylating), with protein sequence MDGRTRHLAVIGIGSGDPDHLTLGAVKALRATDVFFILDKGREKDSLVRLRRDMLDEHVTGPFRVVEADDPWRDRSQDRPSAYTQAVHDWRRRRADVCERLILDELAPGERGAFLVWGDPSLYDSTLAVLEDITARGNVAFSYEVIPGISSVSALAARHRISLNRVGRPLHITPGRRLLGTLESVGNEDSDIVVMLDAHESFQHFDADGTWIHWGAYIGTPDEILIAGPLGEVADDIRRARAKARAAHGWIMDTYLLRPRSDHTAAPGAQPSGRGSHGGEPPS